One genomic segment of Helianthus annuus cultivar XRQ/B chromosome 14, HanXRQr2.0-SUNRISE, whole genome shotgun sequence includes these proteins:
- the LOC110908224 gene encoding thaumatin-like protein 1 isoform X1, with amino-acid sequence MATRSFVSCSSIVALVFLLISKGICGSTFTFKNRCDHMVWPGILSSAASTPLDSTGFELSPGESRSFQASPGWSGRFWGRTGCTFDENGQGSCATGDCGSNQMSCNGAGATPPATLAEFTIGSASGSNSLDFYDVSLVDGYNLPMAVEASGGTGACGTTGCVTDLNRMCPAELRAGDGQACKSACEAFGNPEYCCSGSFGSPDTCHPSVYSEMFKSACPRSYSYAYDDATSTFTCTGSDYTIIFCPGSTSQKSSTDASGTTANGSSVIPKAPKPEDGPNGSSWLPSFTIGGSSRRISNNALTLTLISFIVFYFLQL; translated from the exons ATGGCAACACGTTCATttgtttcttgttcttccattgtAGCCCTGGTTttcttgttgatttctaaag GAATATGTGGGAGTACATTCACTTTCAAAAACAGATGTGATCACATGGTGTGGCCCGGGATATTATCAAGTGCCGCTAGCACCCCATTGGACAGCACTGGGTTCGAACTCAGCCCAGGCGAGTCACGATCCTTCCAAGCCTCACCCGGCTGGTCAGGTCGATTTTGGGGTCGAACCGGTTGCACCTTCGATGAAAATGGTCAAGGAAGTTGTGCAACTGGAGACTGTGGGTCCAACCAAATGTCATGCAACGGGGCTGGTGCGACCCCACCCGCAACTCTAGCCGAGTTTACCATTGGGTCCGCGTCAGGGTCAAACTCGCTGGATTTCTACGATGTGAGCCTAGTAGACGGGTACAATTTGCCAATGGCGGTTGAAGCGAGTGGCGGAACAGGTGCATGTGGTACAACGGGATGTGTGACCGATTTGAACCGAATGTGTCCAGCAGAGTTACGAGCAGGAGATGGTCAAGCGTGCAAAAGCGCGTGTGAGGCTTTTGGAAATCCAGAATATTGTTGTAGTGGATCATTTGGATCTCCCGATACTTGTCACCCATCGGTTTATTCGGAAATGTTTAAATCGGCTTGCCCGAGATCATATAGTTACGCTTACGACGATGCTACGAGTACATTTACATGCACTGGTTCAGATTATACCATCATATTTTGCCCCGGATCAACAAG CCAAAAATCATCAACAGATGCATCTGGAACAACTGCAAATGGTTCATCGGTGATTCCTAAAGCACCGAAACCTGAAGATGGTCCCAACGGATCATCATGGCTGCCAAGTTTTACCATTGGAGGATCGTCGAGAAGAATTTCCAACAATGCCCTCACATTGACATTAATTTCATTTATTGtcttttattttttacaattATAA
- the LOC110908224 gene encoding thaumatin-like protein 1 isoform X2, protein MVWPGILSSAASTPLDSTGFELSPGESRSFQASPGWSGRFWGRTGCTFDENGQGSCATGDCGSNQMSCNGAGATPPATLAEFTIGSASGSNSLDFYDVSLVDGYNLPMAVEASGGTGACGTTGCVTDLNRMCPAELRAGDGQACKSACEAFGNPEYCCSGSFGSPDTCHPSVYSEMFKSACPRSYSYAYDDATSTFTCTGSDYTIIFCPGSTR, encoded by the coding sequence ATGGTGTGGCCCGGGATATTATCAAGTGCCGCTAGCACCCCATTGGACAGCACTGGGTTCGAACTCAGCCCAGGCGAGTCACGATCCTTCCAAGCCTCACCCGGCTGGTCAGGTCGATTTTGGGGTCGAACCGGTTGCACCTTCGATGAAAATGGTCAAGGAAGTTGTGCAACTGGAGACTGTGGGTCCAACCAAATGTCATGCAACGGGGCTGGTGCGACCCCACCCGCAACTCTAGCCGAGTTTACCATTGGGTCCGCGTCAGGGTCAAACTCGCTGGATTTCTACGATGTGAGCCTAGTAGACGGGTACAATTTGCCAATGGCGGTTGAAGCGAGTGGCGGAACAGGTGCATGTGGTACAACGGGATGTGTGACCGATTTGAACCGAATGTGTCCAGCAGAGTTACGAGCAGGAGATGGTCAAGCGTGCAAAAGCGCGTGTGAGGCTTTTGGAAATCCAGAATATTGTTGTAGTGGATCATTTGGATCTCCCGATACTTGTCACCCATCGGTTTATTCGGAAATGTTTAAATCGGCTTGCCCGAGATCATATAGTTACGCTTACGACGATGCTACGAGTACATTTACATGCACTGGTTCAGATTATACCATCATATTTTGCCCCGGATCAACAAGGTAA